The proteins below come from a single Eubacterium limosum genomic window:
- the hemA gene encoding glutamyl-tRNA reductase — translation MKLVVVGINHKDTPLEIREKGAFIKRTVKEGIASLLEEACIEEVIILSTCNRSEIYVATRDVEAAGRALKNFYIEEKSRELENYLFCEKGREAILHLYRVVTGLDSMILGEDQILGQVKDALELSQSVHGCGKYLTKAFREAVTFAKKVKTVYKISETPLSLSSTAVKHVKRTYEDYADKKVLIIGSGKMGLLALRYMAAEGFNSVYMTNRTYHPGDEYRDIYEGVNMIRYEDRYEAIEDIDVIISATASPHVVLKRELMPERKKPLMAIDLALPRDIEEAISEMDRVELLTIDNFKDIIDEKMHYRERVAEKIALEIEEEIDGLMVWITKSKVDNMVAHFNQVSGQLADETIEILNKRYQFEGKDKEFLEKIVHSKFREMVMPSIKQLKTLDSEDDILRFEKTLAFLFSGGNAEAAQ, via the coding sequence ATGAAGTTAGTTGTAGTGGGGATCAATCATAAAGACACACCTCTGGAAATCAGGGAAAAGGGTGCTTTTATCAAGCGGACCGTAAAAGAAGGTATTGCGAGCCTTCTGGAAGAGGCGTGTATCGAAGAGGTGATCATTCTTTCTACCTGTAATCGAAGCGAAATTTACGTGGCGACCCGTGACGTGGAAGCAGCAGGCCGGGCGCTGAAAAATTTTTATATCGAGGAGAAATCCAGGGAGCTGGAAAATTATCTGTTCTGTGAAAAGGGCAGAGAGGCCATCCTGCATCTTTACCGGGTAGTGACAGGGCTGGATTCGATGATTCTGGGTGAGGATCAGATCTTAGGACAGGTAAAGGATGCCCTTGAATTATCCCAGTCTGTTCACGGCTGCGGGAAATATTTAACCAAGGCTTTCAGAGAAGCCGTCACCTTTGCCAAGAAGGTTAAAACCGTTTATAAAATTTCCGAGACCCCGCTCTCCCTGAGCTCGACAGCGGTTAAGCATGTTAAAAGAACCTATGAGGACTATGCCGATAAAAAGGTGCTGATCATCGGTTCTGGAAAAATGGGGCTTCTGGCGCTGCGTTATATGGCGGCAGAGGGCTTTAACAGCGTCTATATGACCAATCGTACCTATCATCCGGGGGATGAGTACCGTGATATCTATGAGGGCGTCAACATGATCCGCTACGAGGACCGCTATGAAGCCATTGAGGATATCGATGTGATTATCTCAGCAACAGCCTCACCCCATGTGGTTTTAAAACGGGAGCTCATGCCAGAGCGCAAAAAGCCGCTCATGGCCATTGACCTGGCACTGCCAAGAGATATTGAGGAAGCCATCTCGGAAATGGACAGAGTCGAGCTGCTGACCATTGATAATTTTAAGGACATCATTGATGAAAAAATGCACTACCGTGAGCGAGTGGCAGAGAAGATCGCCCTCGAGATCGAAGAGGAAATCGACGGACTCATGGTCTGGATTACCAAGTCCAAGGTAGATAACATGGTGGCACATTTTAACCAGGTTTCCGGACAGCTGGCAGACGAAACCATTGAGATTCTCAACAAGCGCTATCAGTTTGAGGGGAAGGACAAGGAATTTCTTGAAAAAATTGTCCATTCAAAATTCCGTGAAATGGTGATGCCGTCCATCAAACAGCTGAAAACACTGGACAGCGAGGACGATATACTGCGCTTTGAGAAAACACTGGCCTTTTTATTTTCAGGCGGCAATGCGGAGGCGGCTCAATGA
- a CDS encoding acetolactate synthase: MMTIKQISVFVENKAGQLSNFVDVLSENDIDMRALSLAETKDFGIVRVIVDDSYKASTVLKEAGYIFKLTPVLAAAVPDEPGALKNILKILGDSNINLEYTYAFITRKKDLAYMILRVEDNEKAIEALSRSGVKLLTQEDLEEL, from the coding sequence ATGATGACGATTAAACAGATTTCCGTATTTGTGGAAAACAAAGCTGGCCAGTTGTCGAATTTTGTGGATGTGCTGTCAGAAAATGATATTGACATGCGCGCCCTTTCCCTTGCCGAAACCAAGGATTTTGGCATTGTCCGCGTCATTGTGGATGATTCTTATAAAGCGTCGACCGTCCTCAAGGAGGCTGGCTACATCTTTAAGCTGACGCCAGTGCTGGCAGCGGCTGTTCCAGATGAACCGGGAGCGCTGAAAAATATTTTGAAGATTCTGGGCGACAGCAACATCAACCTGGAATACACCTATGCCTTTATCACCCGAAAAAAGGATCTGGCTTACATGATCTTAAGGGTTGAAGACAATGAAAAAGCCATTGAAGCACTTTCAAGAAGCGGTGTGAAGCTGCTGACTCAGGAAGACCTCGAAGAGCTTTAA
- a CDS encoding GntR family transcriptional regulator, producing MKKEIPLYLFICRKIEDDIYNGKLKLGDTLPSEPKISKQMGASRNSVRKALRLLQDNNLIFCSHGKNAQVIFDSRLPEHRAAYEKRFKNRCHGISDTYRMLSILLPSIITHGASKCNSEDYMTLYEMTDNLDSSNPIELFAFHCRFIRNILRRTENPFIIELFEQVCDFVRIDSIHSSITGHTLHEDLSEDTIKGWYKELLDHAAKQNFKHFHHLLLQGFNEISQRFDAAYMVNAPAAPSEAESFNWFIDNAPTPLYLRIASDIMWESEKSGNVAGDFLPSESELRRVYGVSPVTVRKALSILNSLGLTRTFNGKGTQIVFERSHSPEVLGQLDEYLSSLQILRYSCKAIAFDAFKSMSEKDKKHILELLESKRYSRGITTALTDILISSIQSPAIQNIYEHLKIKLAYGVILKTFVSNDDYDRVDRLLYGDMDKLSKAISNNDTALLGKIIESTYKHTYEYSENKLRLLYSEQPEEIKEKTL from the coding sequence TTGAAAAAAGAAATTCCATTGTATCTATTTATTTGCAGAAAGATTGAGGATGATATTTACAACGGCAAATTAAAACTGGGTGATACCCTGCCATCTGAACCTAAAATCAGCAAACAAATGGGTGCCAGTCGTAATTCCGTTCGAAAGGCCCTGCGTCTGTTGCAGGACAACAATCTTATTTTCTGCTCCCACGGTAAAAATGCTCAGGTTATCTTTGACAGCCGCCTGCCAGAGCACCGCGCAGCTTATGAAAAACGCTTTAAAAACCGGTGTCACGGCATCAGTGATACATACCGGATGCTTTCTATCCTTTTACCCAGCATCATTACACACGGCGCTTCTAAATGCAACAGTGAGGATTATATGACCCTTTACGAAATGACCGACAATCTGGATTCTTCCAACCCGATCGAATTGTTTGCTTTTCACTGCCGCTTCATCCGGAATATCCTGAGAAGAACAGAAAATCCTTTTATCATCGAACTTTTTGAACAGGTCTGCGATTTTGTCCGAATCGACTCCATTCACAGCAGTATTACTGGCCATACGCTCCATGAAGATCTTTCAGAAGACACCATCAAAGGATGGTACAAAGAACTGCTGGACCATGCCGCTAAGCAGAATTTCAAACATTTTCATCATTTACTGCTTCAGGGCTTTAATGAAATCAGCCAGCGCTTTGATGCGGCCTATATGGTGAACGCACCGGCGGCGCCTTCTGAAGCTGAAAGTTTTAACTGGTTTATCGACAATGCTCCGACACCGCTTTATCTGAGGATTGCCAGTGATATTATGTGGGAGAGCGAAAAATCCGGCAATGTAGCCGGCGATTTTCTTCCTTCCGAATCCGAACTGCGCAGAGTTTATGGCGTTTCACCAGTTACCGTCCGAAAAGCCCTGTCTATCCTGAATTCCCTCGGCCTGACCAGAACCTTTAATGGAAAGGGCACCCAAATCGTTTTTGAGCGTTCTCATTCCCCGGAAGTCCTTGGCCAGCTGGACGAATACCTGAGCAGTCTCCAGATTCTGCGCTATTCATGTAAGGCTATCGCCTTTGACGCTTTCAAATCCATGAGCGAAAAGGACAAAAAACATATTCTTGAGCTTCTGGAAAGTAAACGCTACAGCCGCGGCATCACAACAGCCTTAACCGATATTCTAATCTCATCAATCCAGTCCCCGGCCATACAGAATATTTACGAGCATCTGAAAATCAAACTGGCTTATGGGGTCATTCTTAAAACCTTTGTCAGTAATGATGATTATGACCGTGTCGACCGCCTTTTATACGGCGATATGGACAAGCTCTCAAAGGCTATCTCAAACAACGATACTGCTCTGCTGGGAAAAATCATTGAGAGCACTTACAAGCATACCTATGAGTACTCAGAGAACAAATTAAGGCTTCTCTACTCAGAGCAACCTGAAGAAATTAAAGAAAAGACTCTCTGA
- a CDS encoding DUF3795 domain-containing protein: MKRELGIAYCGLACCFCGEHIACPGCGKDGCKDKENCKNYSCCREKGLEGCWECEAFPCKDSMLKDKRMKAFAQFVKIYGKETLLDCLERNEKAGLVYHKAGSLEGDYDLPESEEGIIELILTGEVEV, from the coding sequence ATGAAGCGGGAGCTTGGGATTGCCTATTGCGGCCTGGCGTGCTGTTTCTGCGGCGAACACATTGCTTGCCCGGGGTGCGGAAAAGACGGCTGTAAGGATAAAGAGAATTGTAAAAACTACAGCTGCTGCCGCGAAAAGGGCCTTGAAGGCTGCTGGGAATGTGAGGCGTTTCCCTGCAAAGACAGCATGTTGAAAGATAAACGCATGAAAGCCTTCGCGCAGTTTGTTAAAATCTACGGCAAGGAGACGCTGCTGGACTGCCTTGAGAGAAATGAGAAAGCGGGATTAGTTTACCATAAAGCCGGGAGCCTGGAGGGTGATTATGACTTGCCGGAAAGCGAAGAAGGGATTATCGAGCTGATCTTAACAGGTGAGGTAGAGGTGTAG
- a CDS encoding precorrin-2 dehydrogenase/sirohydrochlorin ferrochelatase family protein gives MKGPILLNFKGKKALVIGGGKVGMRRAETLAGYGCSVTCVDKNMEVPEKPVENIRYIKAYCRIETALDGMDLVVAATDQRELNAQILESCKIRGIWCNVSDDPEHSDFIFPSVVRRGDLTISVCTDGASPTLTTQIKRELEEKYNESYAERLSLLKQLRLHILKTETSPEAKKRRLKELTALTIEELQREVEKI, from the coding sequence ATGAAAGGGCCGATTCTGCTCAACTTTAAAGGGAAAAAGGCCCTTGTGATTGGCGGCGGAAAGGTAGGGATGCGGCGCGCGGAAACCCTAGCCGGGTATGGGTGTTCTGTGACCTGCGTGGATAAAAACATGGAGGTTCCAGAAAAGCCGGTTGAGAACATCCGTTATATTAAAGCATACTGCCGGATCGAGACAGCCCTTGACGGCATGGATCTTGTAGTGGCGGCGACAGACCAGCGTGAGCTGAACGCCCAGATTCTTGAGAGCTGTAAAATACGCGGCATCTGGTGCAACGTTTCAGACGACCCGGAGCATTCTGATTTTATTTTTCCCTCAGTGGTAAGGCGGGGAGACTTGACGATCTCGGTCTGTACCGACGGCGCCAGTCCAACGCTGACTACCCAGATAAAAAGGGAACTGGAAGAAAAATACAATGAAAGCTACGCAGAGCGTCTCAGTCTGCTTAAACAGCTGAGGCTGCATATATTGAAAACAGAAACCTCACCGGAGGCAAAAAAGAGACGGCTCAAGGAGCTGACAGCGTTAACCATTGAAGAATTGCAGAGAGAAGTGGAGAAAATATGA
- a CDS encoding helix-turn-helix domain-containing protein: MESRLDQKAIGQRIRQRRTFLNMSREDLARKIGITQTFLTDIELGTKGFSLKSLERFCEALKMSSDSILFGKSLDEKEKNTALLDILEHCPDEKKEYAERMMMLFLMSHETEN, from the coding sequence ATGGAATCAAGGTTAGATCAAAAGGCAATTGGCCAGCGTATCCGGCAGCGTAGAACTTTTTTAAATATGAGCCGCGAGGATTTGGCGCGAAAAATAGGGATTACACAGACTTTTTTAACGGACATTGAGCTGGGAACCAAAGGCTTTTCTCTTAAGAGTCTTGAACGTTTCTGCGAAGCGTTAAAAATGTCTTCAGACAGCATCCTGTTTGGCAAAAGCCTGGATGAGAAAGAAAAAAACACTGCATTGCTTGATATTCTAGAGCATTGCCCTGATGAAAAAAAGGAATACGCAGAAAGAATGATGATGCTCTTTTTAATGAGCCATGAAACAGAAAACTAG
- the cbiE gene encoding precorrin-6y C5,15-methyltransferase (decarboxylating) subunit CbiE: MYKLKVVSLGPGHPDYILPIAKREIAEAEVILCGERHLESFDAAGKEVMIIGRGTPLSELMQRVKECYAARKTAIVVSGDCGFYSLLTYTKKRVPAEDIEAIPGISSLQYFFAKIGMTWQDAEMMSLHGRDQDLLKRVATGNKVGILTDGEHNTAYIAKMLRENSYGEKFLYVGEDLSYSDERITRLTVEEGLSFKEKGMAVVVIADE; encoded by the coding sequence ATGTATAAATTAAAAGTAGTAAGCCTTGGGCCAGGACATCCTGATTATATTCTCCCTATCGCTAAGAGGGAAATTGCCGAGGCCGAGGTCATTTTATGCGGGGAACGGCACCTGGAGAGCTTTGACGCTGCCGGTAAAGAAGTCATGATTATCGGCAGGGGAACGCCCTTGTCTGAGCTGATGCAGCGTGTAAAGGAATGTTATGCTGCCCGGAAAACAGCCATTGTCGTGTCGGGTGACTGCGGCTTTTACAGTCTTTTAACCTACACGAAAAAGAGGGTTCCGGCAGAGGATATCGAAGCGATCCCGGGGATATCCTCCTTACAGTATTTTTTTGCTAAAATCGGCATGACCTGGCAGGACGCAGAGATGATGAGTCTGCACGGCAGGGATCAGGATCTGCTAAAGCGCGTAGCGACAGGAAATAAGGTTGGTATTCTGACAGACGGAGAGCATAATACAGCCTATATTGCCAAAATGCTGAGGGAGAACAGTTATGGGGAAAAATTCCTTTATGTTGGGGAAGATCTCTCCTATTCAGACGAACGGATTACAAGATTAACAGTGGAGGAAGGCCTTAGCTTTAAGGAAAAAGGCATGGCCGTAGTGGTGATTGCAGATGAGTAG
- a CDS encoding phenylacetate--CoA ligase family protein translates to MENYFQPEIECASREQIRAWQDERLVETVKHVYENVPYYRNLMEEKNVTPDDIKGVDDLHKLPFLTKDDLREAYPYGLLAEPLENCVRIQSTSGTTGRRVVAFYTQDDIDLWDECCARAIVAAGGTKEDVVHVSYGYGLFTGGPGLNGGSHKVGCLTLPMSSGNTERQIQFMRDLGSTILCCTPSYAAFLGETVCEMGLQDEIKLKAGIFGAEAWSEEMRQDIQNKLGIKAYDIYGLTEISGPGVSFECSEQTGMHINEDHFIAEIIDPNTGEVLPDGEKGELVFTSITKKAFPLLRYRTRDICVLSREKCSCGRTHVKMTKPMGRSDDMLIVKGVNVFPSQIETVLLNKGYPANYQIIVSRENNSDKLDVQVEMTLEMFSDNLREVSAREKELIDALKAMLGIYANVQLVAPKSITRSEGKAVRVIDKRNLY, encoded by the coding sequence ATGGAGAATTATTTCCAGCCTGAAATCGAGTGTGCCTCACGGGAACAGATCCGGGCCTGGCAGGATGAACGTTTGGTTGAGACGGTTAAGCATGTTTATGAAAACGTCCCCTATTACAGAAATCTGATGGAAGAAAAAAATGTGACCCCAGACGACATCAAGGGTGTGGATGATTTACACAAACTGCCGTTTTTAACAAAGGATGACCTGAGAGAGGCCTATCCTTACGGACTTTTGGCAGAGCCGCTGGAAAACTGTGTGCGTATCCAGTCTACCAGCGGAACCACTGGACGCCGGGTCGTCGCTTTTTATACCCAGGATGATATTGACCTGTGGGATGAATGCTGCGCTCGTGCCATTGTGGCAGCCGGCGGAACCAAGGAAGATGTGGTGCATGTCTCCTACGGCTATGGCCTGTTTACCGGCGGCCCTGGCTTGAACGGCGGTTCCCATAAGGTGGGTTGTCTGACACTGCCGATGTCTTCAGGGAACACTGAACGTCAGATTCAGTTTATGCGGGATCTGGGCTCCACGATTCTCTGCTGTACGCCATCCTATGCCGCGTTCCTGGGGGAAACGGTTTGTGAAATGGGTCTTCAGGATGAAATTAAGCTGAAAGCCGGTATCTTCGGTGCGGAAGCCTGGAGTGAGGAAATGCGCCAGGATATTCAGAATAAGCTTGGCATCAAAGCCTATGATATTTACGGGCTCACCGAAATCTCTGGGCCGGGCGTGTCCTTTGAATGCAGCGAACAGACAGGTATGCACATCAATGAAGACCACTTTATCGCTGAGATCATCGACCCGAATACCGGTGAGGTACTGCCGGATGGCGAGAAAGGCGAGTTGGTATTCACAAGCATTACTAAAAAAGCATTCCCGCTGCTCCGCTACCGCACCCGTGACATCTGTGTCCTGAGCCGCGAAAAATGCTCCTGTGGAAGAACCCATGTCAAGATGACCAAGCCAATGGGCCGCAGCGACGATATGCTCATCGTAAAAGGTGTTAATGTATTTCCATCACAGATTGAAACAGTGCTCTTAAACAAAGGGTATCCGGCAAATTATCAGATCATTGTCAGCCGTGAAAACAACAGCGATAAGCTGGATGTTCAGGTTGAAATGACCCTTGAAATGTTCTCGGATAACCTGAGAGAGGTTTCAGCCAGAGAAAAAGAACTGATCGACGCATTGAAGGCCATGCTCGGTATTTATGCCAATGTTCAGCTGGTTGCGCCGAAGTCCATTACCCGCAGCGAAGGCAAAGCCGTTCGCGTGATTGATAAACGTAATTTATATTAA
- the cbiT gene encoding precorrin-6Y C5,15-methyltransferase (decarboxylating) subunit CbiT gives MSRVAGYKDEDYIRGKAPMTKREVRILTISLLGIQEKDIVVDIGAGTGGLTMEAAYAANEGRVYAVEAKDAALELEKQNIEKFGADNVTIISGKAPAVLEEIKEKVDKVIIGGTGGQLEEIFVWCKEHLNPGGRLVANFVTMENASLATTLMRKYFTDVDMIQVGVSRGEFIGGLTMLKASNPIFIITGSAE, from the coding sequence ATGAGTAGAGTAGCTGGCTATAAAGATGAAGATTACATCCGGGGAAAGGCCCCGATGACAAAGAGAGAGGTCCGTATTCTGACAATCTCTTTATTGGGTATTCAGGAAAAAGACATCGTGGTGGACATTGGCGCCGGTACTGGCGGCCTGACCATGGAGGCGGCTTACGCGGCAAATGAGGGCAGGGTTTATGCGGTCGAAGCCAAAGACGCGGCGCTGGAGCTTGAAAAACAGAACATTGAAAAATTCGGTGCAGACAATGTGACCATTATTTCGGGAAAAGCGCCGGCAGTGCTTGAGGAAATCAAAGAAAAGGTTGATAAGGTGATTATCGGGGGTACCGGCGGACAGCTTGAGGAGATTTTTGTCTGGTGCAAAGAGCATTTGAACCCAGGCGGCAGGCTGGTAGCAAATTTTGTCACCATGGAAAATGCATCCCTGGCCACAACCCTGATGCGCAAATACTTTACCGATGTGGACATGATTCAGGTTGGGGTCAGCCGGGGTGAGTTTATCGGCGGCCTCACCATGCTGAAAGCATCCAACCCTATTTTTATTATTACCGGGAGTGCGGAGTAA
- the fba gene encoding class II fructose-1,6-bisphosphate aldolase, which yields MLVSAKEMLNKAKAGHYGVGQFNINNLEWTKAVLQTANEQRSPVILGVSEGAGKYMCGYKTVTNMVNGMLDELNISVPVALHLDHGSYEGAKACIAAGFSSIMFDGSHLPFDENIEKTKELVEICRGKGLSLEAEVGAIGGEEDGVVGTGEFADPEECKKIADLGVTMLAAGIGNIHGKYPENWQGLNFDVLAKIQEKTGDMPLVLHGGTGIPDEMVRKAIDLGVAKINVNTECQLVFAEATRKYIEAGKDLEGKGFDPRKLLAPGTQAIKDIVKVKMDLFGSTGKADA from the coding sequence ATGTTAGTATCAGCAAAAGAAATGCTTAATAAAGCAAAAGCAGGCCATTATGGTGTGGGACAGTTCAACATCAATAATCTTGAATGGACCAAAGCGGTTCTTCAGACGGCCAATGAGCAGAGATCACCTGTTATCTTAGGGGTTTCTGAAGGTGCTGGAAAATATATGTGTGGCTATAAAACAGTCACCAATATGGTTAACGGAATGCTGGACGAATTAAATATTTCTGTTCCGGTTGCCCTTCATTTAGACCACGGCAGCTACGAAGGCGCAAAGGCCTGTATCGCAGCCGGCTTCTCATCCATCATGTTCGACGGTTCTCATCTGCCTTTTGATGAAAACATCGAAAAAACAAAAGAACTGGTTGAAATCTGCCGCGGCAAGGGCTTATCCCTGGAAGCAGAAGTCGGCGCCATCGGCGGTGAAGAAGACGGCGTTGTCGGAACCGGCGAATTCGCTGATCCTGAAGAATGTAAAAAAATTGCTGATTTAGGCGTCACCATGTTAGCTGCCGGAATTGGTAATATCCATGGAAAATACCCAGAAAACTGGCAAGGCTTAAACTTCGACGTTTTAGCTAAAATTCAGGAAAAAACCGGTGATATGCCTCTCGTTCTCCATGGTGGTACCGGTATTCCGGATGAAATGGTCAGAAAAGCCATTGATTTAGGCGTAGCAAAAATCAATGTAAATACCGAATGCCAGCTCGTATTTGCTGAAGCGACCAGAAAATACATCGAAGCCGGCAAAGACCTTGAAGGCAAGGGTTTTGATCCTCGTAAATTACTGGCACCTGGCACACAGGCCATTAAAGATATCGTAAAAGTAAAAATGGATCTTTTCGGTTCCACTGGAAAGGCAGACGCTTAA